Proteins found in one Mycobacteriales bacterium genomic segment:
- the polA gene encoding DNA polymerase I → MAAKQIDSSPATPRLLLLDGHSLAYRAFFALPVENFSTTTGQPTNAVYGFTAMLINVLRDEAPTHVAVAWDLPQPTFRHEAYAGYKATRSETPSDFKGQVSLAQEVLDALRIRCVSAPGFEADDVIATLATQAEQQGMDVLIVTGDRDSFQLVSDRVTVLYNSRGVSDMRRMTPLSVEDKYGLTPLQYPDFAALRGDPSDNLPNIPGLGEKTATKLIQQYGDLDGLIAHVDEVKGKIGDSLRAHVAQVVQNRGLTELRRDVHLDVRPEELTVGQWDRDEVHKVFDALQFRVLRERLYATLSAVEPEADQGFEVDARVLAPGEVAGFLAGLPAAVRVGVHVRGHWGRGTGDAHGLGLAAESAPEGETREGAAGYVDLEQASPEDEAALGEWLASDHQKAFHDLKGPLLALGARGWAVGGVTSDTALAAYLALPGQMSFDLADLSLRYLRRELRAEAEDDGQLTLDGDDEGPDATAAHDAVLRAQAVADLAVALDADLERRGGTGLLRDLELPLVWVLADCERTGIAADVDQLTELETRLREQVKSAAEAAYDTVGHEFHLGSPKQLQTLLFDELGLPKTKKIKTGYTTDADALQGLIGTHPVIEALLLHREMTRLLMVVEKQLLPTVADDGRIHTTYKQMVAATGRLSSDNPNLQNVPIRTPQGREIRRGFVPGPGFEALMTADYSQIEMRIMAHLSDDAGLKEAFSTGEDLHTFVASRAFGLPVDQVDPELRRRVKAMSYGLAYGLSAYGLAQQLQITPDEAKEQMTAYFERFGGIRDYLRDVVDQARKDGYTSTILDRRRYLPDLTSDNGQRRSMAERMALNAPIQGSAADIIKLAMLGVARELKAQGLSSRLLLQVHDELVLEVAPGERETLEALVRKEMGGAYPLSVALDVSVGVGPTWDDAGH, encoded by the coding sequence GTGGCAGCCAAGCAGATCGACTCGAGCCCCGCGACACCGCGTCTGCTGCTGCTGGACGGCCACTCGCTGGCCTACCGCGCCTTCTTCGCGCTGCCGGTCGAGAACTTCAGCACCACGACGGGGCAGCCCACCAACGCGGTCTACGGCTTCACCGCGATGCTCATCAACGTCCTGCGCGACGAGGCGCCCACCCACGTCGCGGTCGCCTGGGACCTCCCGCAGCCGACCTTCCGCCACGAGGCCTACGCGGGCTACAAGGCCACCCGCTCGGAGACCCCCTCGGACTTCAAGGGCCAGGTGTCGCTCGCGCAGGAGGTGCTCGACGCGCTGCGGATCCGCTGCGTCAGCGCGCCGGGCTTCGAGGCCGACGACGTCATCGCGACGCTGGCCACGCAGGCCGAGCAGCAGGGCATGGACGTCCTGATCGTCACCGGTGACCGCGACAGCTTCCAGCTCGTCAGCGACAGGGTGACCGTCCTCTACAACTCCCGCGGGGTCAGCGACATGCGCCGCATGACGCCGTTGTCCGTTGAGGACAAGTACGGCCTCACGCCGCTGCAGTACCCCGACTTCGCGGCGCTGCGCGGCGACCCCAGCGACAACCTCCCCAACATCCCGGGCCTCGGGGAGAAGACCGCGACCAAGCTCATCCAGCAGTACGGCGACCTCGACGGCCTGATCGCGCACGTCGACGAGGTCAAGGGCAAGATCGGTGACAGCCTGCGGGCCCACGTCGCCCAGGTCGTGCAGAACCGCGGCCTCACCGAGCTGCGCCGCGACGTGCACCTCGACGTGCGGCCCGAGGAGCTCACCGTCGGGCAGTGGGACCGCGACGAGGTCCACAAGGTCTTCGACGCCTTGCAGTTCCGGGTCCTGCGCGAGCGGCTCTACGCCACCCTGTCGGCCGTCGAGCCCGAGGCCGACCAGGGCTTCGAGGTCGACGCCCGGGTGCTGGCCCCCGGCGAGGTGGCCGGCTTCCTGGCGGGCCTGCCGGCAGCGGTCCGGGTGGGCGTGCACGTCCGAGGTCACTGGGGCCGCGGCACCGGTGACGCCCACGGCCTGGGCCTCGCGGCGGAGTCGGCCCCCGAGGGCGAGACCCGCGAGGGGGCCGCCGGCTACGTCGACCTCGAGCAGGCCAGCCCCGAGGACGAAGCCGCGCTGGGGGAGTGGCTCGCCTCCGACCACCAGAAGGCGTTCCACGACCTCAAGGGCCCGCTGCTCGCGCTCGGTGCCCGGGGCTGGGCCGTCGGCGGGGTCACCTCCGACACCGCGCTCGCGGCGTACCTCGCCCTGCCCGGTCAGATGTCGTTCGACCTCGCCGACCTCTCCCTGCGCTACCTGCGCCGCGAGCTGCGCGCCGAGGCCGAGGACGACGGCCAGCTCACCCTCGACGGTGACGACGAGGGTCCCGACGCGACCGCCGCCCATGACGCGGTCCTGCGCGCGCAGGCCGTCGCCGACCTCGCGGTCGCGCTCGACGCCGACCTCGAGCGGCGCGGGGGCACCGGCCTGCTGCGCGACCTCGAGCTGCCGCTGGTGTGGGTGCTCGCCGACTGCGAGCGCACCGGCATCGCGGCCGACGTCGACCAGCTCACCGAGCTCGAGACGCGGCTGCGCGAGCAGGTCAAGTCCGCGGCGGAGGCGGCCTACGACACGGTCGGCCACGAGTTCCACCTCGGCAGCCCCAAGCAGCTGCAGACGCTCCTGTTCGACGAGCTCGGCCTGCCGAAGACCAAGAAGATCAAGACCGGTTACACCACCGACGCCGACGCGCTGCAGGGCCTGATCGGCACGCACCCGGTCATCGAGGCGCTGCTGCTGCACCGCGAGATGACCCGGCTGCTCATGGTCGTCGAGAAGCAGCTCCTGCCGACCGTCGCCGACGACGGCCGCATCCACACGACCTACAAGCAGATGGTCGCGGCGACCGGCCGGCTGTCCAGCGACAACCCCAACCTCCAGAACGTCCCGATCCGCACCCCGCAGGGCCGCGAGATCCGCCGCGGCTTCGTGCCGGGTCCGGGCTTCGAGGCGCTCATGACCGCCGACTACAGCCAGATCGAGATGCGGATCATGGCGCACCTCTCCGACGACGCGGGCCTCAAGGAGGCCTTCAGCACCGGTGAGGACCTGCACACCTTCGTCGCCTCCCGCGCCTTCGGGCTGCCCGTCGACCAGGTCGACCCGGAGCTGCGCCGCCGGGTCAAGGCCATGAGCTACGGCCTGGCCTACGGCCTGTCCGCCTACGGCCTCGCGCAGCAGCTGCAGATCACGCCCGACGAGGCCAAGGAGCAGATGACGGCCTACTTCGAGCGCTTCGGTGGCATCCGCGACTACCTGCGTGACGTCGTCGACCAGGCCCGCAAGGACGGCTACACCTCGACGATCCTCGACCGCCGGCGCTACCTCCCCGACCTCACCAGCGACAACGGCCAGCGCCGCAGCATGGCCGAGCGGATGGCGCTCAACGCTCCGATCCAGGGCTCCGCGGCCGACATCATCAAGCTCGCGATGCTCGGCGTCGCCCGCGAGCTGAAGGCCCAGGGACTGTCGTCACGGCTGCTGCTCCAGGTCCACGACGAGCTCGTCCTCGAGGTCGCGCCGGGGGAGCGCGAGACCCTGGAGGCCCTGGTGCGCAAGGAGATGGGCGGCGCCTACCCGCTCTCGGTCGCGCTCGACGTCTCGGTCGGCGTCGGCCCGACCTGGGACGACGCGGGCCACTGA
- a CDS encoding GNAT family N-acetyltransferase has protein sequence MVRRAVRIRTAVETDLPALLDFGDELRDQLLPVAEGANRAAARGVARNMAARSGLATRYLDAIADPGRHLVLAVGPEDEPLGMALFTVTSANALLDLPAVHMSHAVVPDRHRRRGVGKALVAACATFAEERGLDQVVVSVHPGSREANRFFARLGFAPLAVRRVAPVAVVRRQLATLGELSPADHVVRQLRRPIRRPTRAVAPLGPSDPDA, from the coding sequence ATGGTCCGTCGCGCGGTGCGCATCCGGACGGCGGTCGAGACCGACCTCCCGGCACTGCTCGACTTCGGTGACGAGCTGCGCGACCAGCTGCTGCCGGTCGCCGAGGGCGCGAACCGGGCCGCGGCGCGCGGCGTCGCACGCAACATGGCGGCCCGCTCGGGCCTCGCGACCCGCTACCTCGACGCGATCGCAGACCCCGGGCGCCACCTCGTGCTCGCCGTCGGGCCGGAGGACGAGCCGCTCGGGATGGCGCTGTTCACGGTGACGTCGGCCAACGCGCTGCTCGACCTGCCCGCCGTCCACATGAGCCACGCCGTCGTCCCTGACCGGCACCGCCGCCGCGGTGTCGGCAAGGCGCTCGTGGCGGCCTGCGCGACCTTCGCCGAGGAGCGCGGCCTCGACCAGGTCGTCGTGTCGGTCCACCCGGGCTCGCGCGAGGCCAACCGCTTCTTCGCCCGCCTCGGCTTCGCGCCGCTCGCCGTGCGCCGGGTCGCGCCGGTCGCGGTGGTGCGCCGGCAGCTCGCCACGCTCGGTGAGCTCTCGCCCGCCGACCACGTCGTACGCCAGCTCCGTCGCCCCATCCGGCGGCCGACGCGGGCCGTCGCCCCGCTCGGGCCCAGCGACCCCGACGCGTAA
- a CDS encoding MarR family transcriptional regulator — MAAQREASRESLRQSLTLLLRLSASRRGFALRMATVGLALPQQAVSVLDHVVEHGPLPMGELARGTRHDPGATARLVAGLEADGLLQRRRSTADGRVSLVHVTAQGRRTAALVASAQVRHLDRALAPLSDLELATCAAHLERVVGLLRDVDGAVPAQRDGRQAAGAAGGSVD; from the coding sequence GTGGCCGCGCAGCGCGAGGCCAGCCGCGAGTCGCTCCGCCAGTCACTGACGCTGCTGCTGCGGCTGTCCGCCAGCCGACGCGGCTTCGCGCTCCGCATGGCCACCGTCGGCCTGGCGCTGCCGCAGCAGGCGGTCAGCGTGCTTGACCACGTCGTCGAGCACGGACCGCTGCCGATGGGCGAGCTCGCGCGGGGCACCCGGCACGACCCGGGTGCCACCGCGCGCCTGGTCGCCGGGCTCGAGGCCGACGGGCTGCTGCAGCGACGCCGCAGCACGGCCGACGGCCGGGTCAGCCTGGTCCACGTCACCGCGCAGGGGCGGCGCACCGCGGCCCTGGTGGCAAGTGCCCAGGTGCGCCACCTCGACCGCGCACTGGCGCCGCTGTCCGACCTCGAGCTCGCGACCTGCGCGGCGCACCTCGAGCGAGTCGTGGGGCTGCTGCGCGACGTCGACGGGGCTGTCCCCGCCCAGCGCGACGGGCGTCAGGCCGCAGGTGCCGCTGGAGGCTCGGTCGACTGA
- a CDS encoding hotdog fold thioesterase produces MTDDLREFMTATMGELNDKLGVVFLEVGPTRVVATMPVEGNRQPFGLLHGGASIALAETLGSVLAAVHAGEGRQVVGVDMNATHHRSATSGTVTGTCEVVSAGRTLVTSQTTITDEAGTRLCTARLTCLVLQPRS; encoded by the coding sequence GTGACGGACGACCTGCGGGAGTTCATGACCGCGACGATGGGTGAGCTCAACGACAAGCTCGGTGTCGTCTTCCTCGAGGTGGGCCCCACCCGGGTCGTCGCCACGATGCCGGTGGAGGGCAACCGCCAGCCCTTCGGCCTGCTGCACGGCGGCGCCTCGATCGCGCTCGCCGAGACGCTCGGCTCGGTCCTCGCCGCGGTCCACGCCGGCGAGGGCAGGCAGGTCGTCGGGGTCGACATGAACGCCACCCACCACCGCTCCGCGACGTCGGGCACGGTCACCGGGACCTGCGAGGTGGTGTCAGCCGGTCGCACGCTCGTGACGTCGCAGACGACGATCACCGACGAGGCCGGCACCCGGCTGTGCACCGCACGGCTGACCTGCCTGGTGCTCCAGCCCCGGAGCTGA
- a CDS encoding AAA family ATPase, with protein sequence MQRVLVVGQSGSGKTTLARLLAARLGVAHVELDALFHGAGWQPRPSFETDVDAATTGPRWVVDGNYGAVRDLLWARADTVVWLDLPRWLTTSRALRRSVARAALQVPLWNGNRERWSTMLRATHPVRWSWQTHARHRAEYAQRLADPRWSGLQVVRLRTRASVRAWEGRFASNPPQSTEPPAAPAA encoded by the coding sequence GTGCAGCGGGTCCTCGTCGTCGGTCAGAGCGGCTCCGGCAAGACGACGCTCGCGCGACTGCTCGCAGCCCGGCTCGGGGTCGCGCACGTCGAGCTCGACGCGCTCTTCCACGGCGCGGGCTGGCAGCCGCGACCGTCCTTCGAGACCGACGTCGACGCCGCGACGACGGGGCCGCGGTGGGTGGTCGACGGCAACTACGGCGCGGTGAGGGACCTGCTCTGGGCGCGGGCGGACACCGTGGTGTGGCTCGACCTGCCGCGCTGGCTCACGACGTCGCGCGCGCTGAGGCGGTCGGTCGCGCGGGCTGCCCTGCAGGTGCCGCTGTGGAACGGCAACCGCGAGCGCTGGTCGACGATGCTGAGGGCGACCCACCCGGTGCGGTGGTCGTGGCAGACCCACGCGCGCCACCGCGCGGAGTACGCGCAGCGCCTCGCCGACCCGCGCTGGTCAGGGCTGCAGGTCGTGCGGCTGCGGACCCGCGCCTCGGTGCGAGCGTGGGAGGGCCGGTTCGCGAGCAACCCGCCTCAGTCGACCGAGCCTCCAGCGGCACCTGCGGCCTGA